ACCTGAGAGATGTATTCATGATACTCAGATGGCGGTAACTCAGTTTTATTTTGCACAGCTACCGAGCGCCTCGTCAAAATGATTTCTTGATCGCTACGAATAAACATCCCATTCGTCAGAATTTCTTCTTTGGTTCGAttagtttcaatattttgaattgtCTTATGTTGTTGAATTAATCCATTCTCAATATCATTGGGACACTGCCAAACATCTTCATCGTAAGTTCTTTCCAACTCTAATAAATCtaaaattcttttattaatttcacttTTACGTATTCTGTTTTCATCTTCCACTGCTTCTGCAACATTATCTCCCATGAAAGAAATGCGTAGACCACCACTGCCTTCATCACTTTCGTCTGAAAAATCTCCCATTGCTTCACTAGAGGTGTCATCAGTGTCGTAAGCATCTAAGTCAGAATCACAGGCAGGGGAGCCATACCTAATATCATTCCAAGAAAAGGTATCTTGTAGCACCGttaaatttggtgaaaaaatattttcattattcaattcCACTGCATTTATGGCCATTTCATTGGACCACGTTCCAATTTCCATTTCATTATCTTTATCCACGGAATCGTCATATTCTGAAGAAATatctttctcaattttttctgcTATGGGCATACTATCTGCCAATTTAGGTATAACAGATTCTGTAGTTTTAGCATcacttttaatttcaatcaatttactACTGTCCTTTGATTTCTTCAAAACTTCCGCCAAACTCCAACCAAAGTCTAATGGCAACCATTCAAAGTCTACAAATAATATATGACAATATTTATTCAGACACTTCAATTGGAAATACATCTCAGgttcaaaaacattttctttgtGTTACACCCATGTTACGGCATCGTAagagtcaatttttatattctaccATTTGGTAGAGTATAGATTAGAATTTATGTGAATAAAAGATTAAATTTGTGTACCAAATTACCTGGATTTAAATGTTGCTGCCCCAAATTTATCATTTCTGCTACCTGGCATCGTATTTGATTAGCAAGAAGAAGTGCGTTGATTCTATAAAGTATGCATGGCAGACAAACTGCTTGTCTCCATAATGAGGCAGGAAATGGGTGAATAGCACAAAGCTCTGCTAccaatatttgtttttgttccaaattttctctttttgcctTCTTGGTTTCCTCACTACTAGTGGGTAATGCAACACCTTTACGATTAACATATctggaaagagaaagaaacaaacgagtTCAGAAATTCCTGAGGGAATACAATGCCTACTATCATATATTTTAGTACTGTTAAAAGTTCAGTAATTGAACCTAAAAATCTATTGATAATAAGTTACTTTACCTTGGTGTGAGGAAATTGAGCCGAGCTGACGTATGATCTACATCAAGTAACGGCTGATTAAGATTCTGaatctgtatattatatttcttcaaataataCTCCTCAAATGTACTGTAGTCAGCCCCAGGAAAAGAAGATCTTGGGTTCAAGTTGGCACAAATTTCCGCTACATAAAAATACTAAAACAAGTTACGATAAGAACAAATTCCTACTCTGTGAttagtgttaaaaaaattgtcatgtatacattattaaaaaattatttcacaaaaaacaTTTACACAGATTTATTGTTTACAATGTTTAAAATGTgttcaaaatttgtttacttGTGGCTGATCCTTATTTCTATACCATGGCATAATAACAGCATCATGGTATTTAGTTGCatcaaatttgaattgtttGCGAACTTCTTCAGACACTTCATTCGGTATTGTATTCCTGTTCTCATATATACATTCTAAGAACTCCCAATGCACATTAACATCCGGGCCATTTTCTGTGGTAACTGAAATTCATTATAAGTTCGCAAATAGTGATAAGCTAAATAATAACTGACGATCACTGTGGACTATATCTATATGCGACAGATCAATCAAGTTTACTTGTAacgattttataaacaattcacAAGGAAAAATCTGACATTATACAATGCAGTTCTGAACAGATggcaaaatttgaatacatcAATGCGAAagcttattatatataccatgAATGTGTCAGGAGATTGGTAGAAGTAGTCGTATTGAATTAAGTAACTTCCTACGTCACATTCATATATTCCAAATTTTATACTTACCCGTTTTTACAGGAACAATAAAGTATGAATGCTCGGAAGCATTCGGATCAAATAGCATCAGGTATTTTTGGAGCCTTAGAACATTTGTGAACGTGTAGTTGAGGAAGGCTGCTACGCGTTCAATTTGACCAGCATTCAATGTAACTGTCTCCTTACTTAATTCAAGTTTCACATGAACCTCTCCCGATCTTGTGTATATTGGGAATGGGCATAGCTAAGGTTAAAAGGagtgtgattaaaaaatgcgcTTGGTGAATAAATGTTGATGCTTCGCTGAATAATCTAACTTTAGTTATTTCTATCATTAGTTTAAAATTGAGGGACAGAATTTCAGTCCGTCTTTTATATTGAGATTATCAGTCAcctttggtattttttttagagTTAAGATACCAAATCCTATAGCTGACTCTTCAGGAGGATATATTCGACGACCTCTTGTATTTTGTTCCTCAGGCAAAGGGCAAGTGAGTACCATACTAATATGATATAAAAACGATTTCGTCATCGGAACAGGCCTGCAATCTGTTAACACTTCGGCAGTCTGGAATATAAAAGTAGATTTTTAGACAACGAAGATACTGAACTGGACTGAGTCACAGGCAAATAATAGTTTTATCAGCAACAATACTTTTTTAATACAAAGCATAGTCCACCTTTTTATAGTAGTATTGTCTTCGTTTAGTGGTACCTGGACGCGCTTCGGAAAACTCAGCTTTTGTTTCATCTGGTAGTGCAGGTACTTCAGCATCTTCTGGGTTtgctttaaaattttcttttccaataGGTAACAAATAATCATCAATTTCATTAGCTCTATGAAGATCTATACAGAGTTGAAGTGCAGCCAAGCGACGAGCCATTGCTCTATTCGGCATTGGATATGACTACAAAGTATAAGTCAAGTTTTATACATGgatttcatttattgtaaaGGTATTTCaatattggaaataaaatatatcttcACACTCACCGTTAGTGTATATTTCACAGGCGAGTTTATTGGCAAACGTATGGAACAAACATACATGGTTTTATTGTCAACAATTGTTGGTTCAATCATCCATTCCGGTGTTAATCGAGTGAACGTATCGCTAGGCAGCTTGGCACAATACCTGTaacatgtataattttttaatgaaatttgtcAATCGTACccaaaattaaagaaacaaGAGTATTTGTCTGATTTATATGACTTGTTTGAACTGttgatagctgaaaaataTCTGATAGTGTTtcaattgattattttataaGTTACCTGTTAACCAAAGATATTGCAGAATTAAAAGAAACACTAGGTGAGCCCTCAATGCTTAATGGTTTGTACTGAGGTAACAAATCACCATATTTATCCGCCaagaattcttcttcttccgatGGTTCCTTATTGGcgcattttaataataaagtcTGGAAATAAgtggaatttttgaaaaattatgttgGTATGGTAAAGTAATGTTGAAATGAGTTTGCATGTGCAGTACTTGCTCTTACTTGTTCCGTTACAATTCTGACGAATTTGGCATTTGATATACTACACAAAATAATTGGTTGTTGAACATACAACAAACTGGATGTAGTTCAATTGTGAACATAGgttacataatttttaattatgaaCTAACTGAATTTTACCTTTTCAATATAGTGATATTCAGCTAGCTGTTGTATATACTCGTTGgacattttttcactcacGAAAAGTATATGAAGGGCATCAACTGCCCGAGCTCGGCTTTTGCATTGCACGTAAGACTGATAGCTCTTAGGGAAATCATACCTCATCACAAAATTACATTTTGGTATATCTATTCCTGCAAATTTCATAGTACAAAATGCACGTTGCTTATTATAAATACTGTAGAAACTGGTTATTTACTTACAACAATACATACCCTCCTCCAATATCGATGTAGCAATCAAAAGATTACATTCGTGTATCCGGAAGCTCTTTAAAACCTCCTCTTGTTTCCGATGCTGAACCTCCATGTCATGAGCAGAGCTTGTTCCCTCAGGATTCTTTTCAATTGTATAAAGTGGAGAAAGAAATTGTAAATCTTTGTCATATTTACAAGCATCCTAGAGAAAAATCATCAACTCTTTGTAAATATCTTCAGTTTATGATAAGTATGTGTAcaccaaaattccaaaaaaatgtaatattggTTTTGGAAAATTAGAATAACTTCAGTTGtatcttttttaatttcgtgtAGAAAGAAGAAAGGTTAAAAGCACCAAAAACTTACACACAGCAgatagaataatatttttgctgTAAATCCTTTATCCACAAAAATAACTCCGCACAACAGATCTGGATCAATTTGACTACGTGGGTACCGTAATGATTTTGGAGTTCTTTTAATGCCAGTTCGCAATTTTCTGACATTTCCAATGTATTTTGATTGTTGGAGGACATCTTTTCCAgtatcaatttctttcttgCAGGTAGATACACCTTAATTAACAatgcataatataataaattatgagACAACTTTTTTAACCCTGTCAAATGTTTCAACGTACTATGTCCATTACTCAGTTTGTTGTCCGGGATAGTCAATTCCTTTTTGTTAGATGGGGCATAACACTTAAGTATATGTAATAGTCGATGAACACATGGAGTGGagaatttgtacaatttttctctttcgttcaaattttcaaattcactttCACATATAGCTCTAAAACCAAACAACCATTATGTAtcgttttttgtattatatcaattataaccaaatttacaaattagaATTGAGGGCATAAGTGAAGCATCTACGGTGGCAAATCTGTTTGAGGAGTTTCGGTACTCAATACTTGATGTCTCATTAAACACATACCTTATTTTAATAAACAAGGAAACTACAACGTTGAATAATAAGTAGTGTCGCTCATAAGGGGTTTTTACTTTCAGCTTTTCTGCCTGGATTAGCAAAGCCAGAGCAGCATGATTGGCGCACCAAGCCCCAAGTGTTCGAAGTATGTACAAAAAGTCTTCTATCATTGAGCAAGGTTCCTGTTTAGGATCAGGAATCTTCTGTATGTCCTCGAGGAACTCATCGTTGTAAATTTCAGTGGGATCATAGCGATGATCACATAAAAAGTTCATAGCGTGCATAGCACAGCTCTCCAGAGTCTGGTTTAATTCTTCATATTCGCCACATTTGTATTCTACAATGTACTCTTTTGGTTTTGGACTATATCTGAATCAAAATTGAATACATCGATATTTTATGCAAAACATGGTAATTGAGTCAACACAGTAAAACAAACATGATGAGTAAGAAGATACAAACCGTAATACTGATAAAATATCACTAGCTGTTTCAATTCTACAATGAAAGGTTTTTTCCAAGAGTTCAACTTCTGCTTCTAGTCGTCCTGGCTCACAAGTTAGATTAAAAACTGGTGCAGCAAAACCAATCAGTCGAGGGCCATCAGAGAcgttaaatttttgcaaaacaaaCTTTAGCTTTTCATCGTTGACTGCTTTGTGGCATTGATCTACAATTGCCAAATTTATCTGActtggataaattttattttcaattaacagATCTGCACAAACACGTGACGTGGCGACAATCACCtttaacaaataaaacaaattgataTCAATAAATATGAACACAAATGACACTGACTTGAT
The genomic region above belongs to Diprion similis isolate iyDipSimi1 chromosome 8, iyDipSimi1.1, whole genome shotgun sequence and contains:
- the LOC124408859 gene encoding endoribonuclease Dcr-1 isoform X2, with translation MAFSLNDQIYTKSFTPREYQVELLYAALESNIIVCLGKNSEQIFIVIKLIQELANSNRRSPSEGGKRSVYILRDTERCLTKAVYIQQLTDLRVLICDSETWPEFDRKFAESQVIVATSRVCADLLIENKIYPSQINLAIVDQCHKAVNDEKLKFVLQKFNVSDGPRLIGFAAPVFNLTCEPGRLEAEVELLEKTFHCRIETASDILSVLRYSPKPKEYIVEYKCGEYEELNQTLESCAMHAMNFLCDHRYDPTEIYNDEFLEDIQKIPDPKQEPCSMIEDFLYILRTLGAWCANHAALALLIQAEKLKVKTPYERHYLLFNVVVSLFIKIRAICESEFENLNEREKLYKFSTPCVHRLLHILKCYAPSNKKELTIPDNKLSNGHSVSTCKKEIDTGKDVLQQSKYIGNVRKLRTGIKRTPKSLRYPRSQIDPDLLCGVIFVDKGFTAKILFYLLCDACKYDKDLQFLSPLYTIEKNPEGTSSAHDMEVQHRKQEEVLKSFRIHECNLLIATSILEEGIDIPKCNFVMRYDFPKSYQSYVQCKSRARAVDALHILFTLLLKCANKEPSEEEEFLADKYGDLLPQYKPLSIEGSPSVSFNSAISLVNRYCAKLPSDTFTRLTPEWMIEPTIVDNKTMYVCSIRLPINSPVKYTLTSYPMPNRAMARRLAALQLCIDLHRANEIDDYLLPIGKENFKANPEDAEVPALPDETKAEFSEARPGTTKRRQYYYKKTAEVLTDCRPVPMTKSFLYHISMVLTCPLPEEQNTRGRRIYPPEESAIGFGILTLKKIPKLCPFPIYTRSGEVHVKLELSKETVTLNAGQIERVAAFLNYTFTNVLRLQKYLMLFDPNASEHSYFIVPVKTVTTENGPDVNVHWEFLECIYENRNTIPNEVSEEVRKQFKFDATKYHDAVIMPWYRNKDQPQYFYVAEICANLNPRSSFPGADYSTFEEYYLKKYNIQIQNLNQPLLDVDHTSARLNFLTPRYVNRKGVALPTSSEETKKAKRENLEQKQILVAELCAIHPFPASLWRQAVCLPCILYRINALLLANQIRCQVAEMINLGQQHLNPDFEWLPLDFGWSLAEVLKKSKDSSKLIEIKSDAKTTESVIPKLADSMPIAEKIEKDISSEYDDSVDKDNEMEIGTWSNEMAINAVELNNENIFSPNLTVLQDTFSWNDIRYGSPACDSDLDAYDTDDTSSEAMGDFSDESDEGSGGLRISFMGDNVAEAVEDENRIRKSEINKRILDLLELERTYDEDVWQCPNDIENGLIQQHKTIQNIETNRTKEEILTNGMFIRSDQEIILTRRSVAVQNKTELPPSEYHEYISQVSKRFTQEVINIKPLRQPIKKQSNNSQVLEEIDDSLFSFDYQPNLNGHPGPSPSLILQALTMSNANDGINLERLETIGDSFLKYAITTYLYCTYDNIHEGKLSHLRSKQVSNLNLYRLGRQKVLGESMIATKFEPHDNWLPPCYYVPRELEQALIESGVPANLWNQADIPVLRAVNRNEICQLVRETEHKLEIMRTELDRSSNDSVTDFENLRCFIPYNLITQHSIPDKSVADCVEALIGAYLIACGPRGAFLFMAWLGIHVLPFQKVSVISTNEPLDRPPGSSSYVKEINENGETCWTQIRYGNLDEPQCPLLRHVPDPEKELSLMLDGYNDLEERMGYKFRDPSYLLQAFTHASYQPNKLTDCYQRLEFLGDAVLDYLITRHLYEDTRQHSPGALTDLRSALVNNTIFASLAVRCGFHKYFRHLSPGLSVVIDRFVRIQEENGHSISEEYYLIGEDECEEAEDVEVPKALGDVFESLAGAIYLDSGMSLDAVWRVYYRIMRSEIEQFSTNVPKSPIRELLELEPETAKFGKPEKLADGRRVRVTVDVFGKGSFKGIGRNYRIAKCTAAKCALKKLKKMQRHQREKL
- the LOC124408859 gene encoding endoribonuclease Dcr-1 isoform X3; protein product: MAFSLNDQIYTKSFTPREYQVELLYAALESNIIVCLGKNSEQIFIVIKLIQELANSNRRSPSEGGKRSVYILRDTERCLTKAVYIQQLTDLRVLICDSETWPEFDRKFAESQVIVATSRVCADLLIENKIYPSQINLAIVDQCHKAVNDEKLKFVLQKFNVSDGPRLIGFAAPVFNLTCEPGRLEAEVELLEKTFHCRIETASDILSVLRYSPKPKEYIVEYKCGEYEELNQTLESCAMHAMNFLCDHRYDPTEIYNDEFLEDIQKIPDPKQEPCSMIEDFLYILRTLGAWCANHAALALLIQAEKLKVKTPYERHYLLFNVVVSLFIKIRAICESEFENLNEREKLYKFSTPCVHRLLHILKCYAPSNKKELTIPDNKLSNGHSVSTCKKEIDTGKDVLQQSKYIGNVRKLRTGIKRTPKSLRYPRSQIDPDLLCGVIFVDKGFTAKILFYLLCDACKYDKDLQFLSPLYTIEKNPEGTSSAHDMEVQHRKQEEVLKSFRIHECNLLIATSILEEGIDIPKCNFVMRYDFPKSYQSYVQCKSRARAVDALHILFVSEKMSNEYIQQLAEYHYIEKTLLLKCANKEPSEEEEFLADKYGDLLPQYKPLSIEGSPSVSFNSAISLVNRYCAKLPSDTFTRLTPEWMIEPTIVDNKTMYVCSIRLPINSPVKYTLTSYPMPNRAMARRLAALQLCIDLHRANEIDDYLLPIGKENFKANPEDAEVPALPDETKAEFSEARPGTTKRRQYYYKKTAEVLTDCRPVPMTKSFLYHISMVLTCPLPEEQNTRGRRIYPPEESAIGFGILTLKKIPKLCPFPIYTRSGEVHVKLELSKETVTLNAGQIERVAAFLNYTFTNVLRLQKYLMLFDPNASEHSYFIVPVKTVTTENGPDVNVHWEFLECIYENRNTIPNEVSEEVRKQFKFDATKYHDAVIMPWYRNKDQPQYFYVAEICANLNPRSSFPGADYSTFEEYYLKKYNIQIQNLNQPLLDVDHTSARLNFLTPRYVNRKGVALPTSSEETKKAKRENLEQKQILVAELCAIHPFPASLWRQAVCLPCILYRINALLLANQIRCQVAEMINLGQQHLNPDFEWLPLDFGWSLAEVLKKSKDSSKLIEIKSDAKTTESVIPKLADSMPIAEKIEKDISSEYDDSVDKDNEMEIGTWSNEMAINAVELNNENIFSPNLTVLQDTFSWNDIRYGSPACDSDLDAYDTDDTSSEAMGDFSDESDEGSGGLRISFMGDNVAEAVEDENRIRKSEINKRILDLLELERTYDEDVWQCPNDIENGLIQQHKTIQNIETNRTKEEILTNGMFIRSDQEIILTRRSVAVQNKTELPPSEYHEYISQVSKRFTQEVINIKPLRQPIKKQSNNSQVLEEIDDSLFSFDYQPNLNGHPGPSPSLILQALTMSNANDGINLERLETIGDSFLKYAITTYLYCTYDNIHEGKLSHLRSKQVSNLNLYRLGRQKVLGESMIATKFEPHDNWLPPCYYVPRELEQALIESGVPANLWNQADIPVLRAVNRNEICQLVRETEHKLEIMRTELDRSSNDSVTDFENLRCFIPYNLITQHSIPDKSVADCVEALIGAYLIACGPRGAFLFMAWLGIHVLPFQKVSVISTNEPLDRPPGSSSYVKEINENGETCWTQIRYGNLDEPQCPLLRHVPDPEKELSLMLDGYNDLEERMGYKFRDPSYLLQAFTHASYQPNKLTDCYQRLEFLGDAVLDYLITRHLYEDTRQHSPGALTDLRSALVNNTIFASLAVRCGFHKYFRHLSPGLSVVIDRFVRIQEENGHSISEEVY
- the LOC124408859 gene encoding endoribonuclease Dcr-1 isoform X1 produces the protein MAFSLNDQIYTKSFTPREYQVELLYAALESNIIVCLGKNSEQIFIVIKLIQELANSNRRSPSEGGKRSVYILRDTERCLTKAVYIQQLTDLRVLICDSETWPEFDRKFAESQVIVATSRVCADLLIENKIYPSQINLAIVDQCHKAVNDEKLKFVLQKFNVSDGPRLIGFAAPVFNLTCEPGRLEAEVELLEKTFHCRIETASDILSVLRYSPKPKEYIVEYKCGEYEELNQTLESCAMHAMNFLCDHRYDPTEIYNDEFLEDIQKIPDPKQEPCSMIEDFLYILRTLGAWCANHAALALLIQAEKLKVKTPYERHYLLFNVVVSLFIKIRAICESEFENLNEREKLYKFSTPCVHRLLHILKCYAPSNKKELTIPDNKLSNGHSVSTCKKEIDTGKDVLQQSKYIGNVRKLRTGIKRTPKSLRYPRSQIDPDLLCGVIFVDKGFTAKILFYLLCDACKYDKDLQFLSPLYTIEKNPEGTSSAHDMEVQHRKQEEVLKSFRIHECNLLIATSILEEGIDIPKCNFVMRYDFPKSYQSYVQCKSRARAVDALHILFVSEKMSNEYIQQLAEYHYIEKTLLLKCANKEPSEEEEFLADKYGDLLPQYKPLSIEGSPSVSFNSAISLVNRYCAKLPSDTFTRLTPEWMIEPTIVDNKTMYVCSIRLPINSPVKYTLTSYPMPNRAMARRLAALQLCIDLHRANEIDDYLLPIGKENFKANPEDAEVPALPDETKAEFSEARPGTTKRRQYYYKKTAEVLTDCRPVPMTKSFLYHISMVLTCPLPEEQNTRGRRIYPPEESAIGFGILTLKKIPKLCPFPIYTRSGEVHVKLELSKETVTLNAGQIERVAAFLNYTFTNVLRLQKYLMLFDPNASEHSYFIVPVKTVTTENGPDVNVHWEFLECIYENRNTIPNEVSEEVRKQFKFDATKYHDAVIMPWYRNKDQPQYFYVAEICANLNPRSSFPGADYSTFEEYYLKKYNIQIQNLNQPLLDVDHTSARLNFLTPRYVNRKGVALPTSSEETKKAKRENLEQKQILVAELCAIHPFPASLWRQAVCLPCILYRINALLLANQIRCQVAEMINLGQQHLNPDFEWLPLDFGWSLAEVLKKSKDSSKLIEIKSDAKTTESVIPKLADSMPIAEKIEKDISSEYDDSVDKDNEMEIGTWSNEMAINAVELNNENIFSPNLTVLQDTFSWNDIRYGSPACDSDLDAYDTDDTSSEAMGDFSDESDEGSGGLRISFMGDNVAEAVEDENRIRKSEINKRILDLLELERTYDEDVWQCPNDIENGLIQQHKTIQNIETNRTKEEILTNGMFIRSDQEIILTRRSVAVQNKTELPPSEYHEYISQVSKRFTQEVINIKPLRQPIKKQSNNSQVLEEIDDSLFSFDYQPNLNGHPGPSPSLILQALTMSNANDGINLERLETIGDSFLKYAITTYLYCTYDNIHEGKLSHLRSKQVSNLNLYRLGRQKVLGESMIATKFEPHDNWLPPCYYVPRELEQALIESGVPANLWNQADIPVLRAVNRNEICQLVRETEHKLEIMRTELDRSSNDSVTDFENLRCFIPYNLITQHSIPDKSVADCVEALIGAYLIACGPRGAFLFMAWLGIHVLPFQKVSVISTNEPLDRPPGSSSYVKEINENGETCWTQIRYGNLDEPQCPLLRHVPDPEKELSLMLDGYNDLEERMGYKFRDPSYLLQAFTHASYQPNKLTDCYQRLEFLGDAVLDYLITRHLYEDTRQHSPGALTDLRSALVNNTIFASLAVRCGFHKYFRHLSPGLSVVIDRFVRIQEENGHSISEEYYLIGEDECEEAEDVEVPKALGDVFESLAGAIYLDSGMSLDAVWRVYYRIMRSEIEQFSTNVPKSPIRELLELEPETAKFGKPEKLADGRRVRVTVDVFGKGSFKGIGRNYRIAKCTAAKCALKKLKKMQRHQREKL